ATGCGTATGATAGACGTGAATAAGAAGAGAGCAtaagtcaaacctctctataacagtctcATTTGTTTCGAGATTTTTTTACTGCTATAGTGAAGTGCTGTTATAgaggacatatattataacataacatagttATGTTTCGAGaaaaacttggcttttatagtATTGTTTCTCTCTGTGATTTAGGTATGTTGTAGACGCTGCTGATAGAGATAGTATTCCTATATCTCGAACAGAACTACATGAGCTTTTCAAAAAACCTTCTTTAAACGGAATTCCCTTGCTGGTGCTCGGAAACAAAGTGGATAAATCAGAAGCTCTTTCAAAGCAGGCGTTAGTGGATCAACTGTAAGTAGTAAAAACATTACTCCAGTTTTCATGCAAGAGCGTCCTTTTTTCTCTGTCTCTCTCTTCGCTTCTAATTACTCGTGATGTTTGTTGTATCAGAGGTCTTAATTCAATCACGGATAGAGAAGTCTGCTGCTACATGATCTCATGTAAAGAGTCTGTAAATATAGATACCGTTATTGATTGGCTTATTAAGCACTCAAAGACAGCAAAATGATGCAAGCTTCCGGTTTGCTGTATGAATCTCATGTAGGAGTTAGCAATGCGGAAAATTGAGCTTAGTTTATGAGAGTTCTTAAAAAACTTATTATTTGATTTATGGTTTGTACATAAAGATTTGTTCTATCTTGCTTCATGAATCTTACTGTTGCATGAATAGAAGCAGAAAGTATGAGAGGTATATACTTGCTCCCAAAACAACATTGTGAAACAAAAGATTCTTATTAAATTTCTACAGTTATTACTAGTAAAGTAAGATCTGAGAAACTACATACTATATACCACCATCTGTAACTACAAGaaatacaataataacaacaaacttagtgtaatcccacaagtggggtctggggagagtacGCAGAACTTACCCTTACCTTAAAgctagagaggctgtttccgatagaccctagGCTCAAGAAAAACGAAAAGAAAGGCAGTAGCACGTAACTACAAGAAATCTAGTTCTGATGGGAAAGAAGCAAGACTACTAAACCTGGCAGATGCTTATGACATTATTAATTCAAATGGCTTTAAAGAGGCTCAAAATAGCTAAAAAAGACAAGAAACCATAGTCCAAACTCCAATTCACGACATTGGGTCAAAAACTGAAAGTATGAATCTCTATATGATTGGTTGAGGATTAAAGTGAATATTACTCCCCAAAACCCAAGAATGAAGCCACTTGTCCCACATACATAAAACCCAAATGACAGAATCTTGTCATCTTCATCAAGATTGTTGATTTTGCTATGATCAACAAAAGGGCTTTGAATATCTCTATCTTCAGGACATTCTGCAAGTGGTAGGCCACAAAGTTCATTGTTTCCTTCATATGATGAGGGATCAAAACTCTGCAATTGAGTGCTTGAAGGGATTTTCCCCCGACAAGTTGTTACTCGACATTGTCCAAAGAGGACTAAAAGACACATGATGTGCTTGCAAGTAAGCTTCGGCCAAGCATTAGATAAATCAAGTTCGGGTTGGGAAAAGGGCTATTTACCCCAgcaatataaaataattattattccCCGCACATCTCCAAATGAGAGCATTGTCTTTACCCCTAGAAAATGTGCAATGTAATTTCCTAGTTCGATTACATTGCTCGATGTAATTGAGTCTTTAAGGATAATTGCATAAGTAATCTCTTTTCTTATGAGAACTATGAATCATCCTCATGAATAAGCTTTACTCTACCTTAAGGAGATGTGGAGGCTATAGGTCCCGTGCATCTTTAACTAACTCTACTCCTCCATATGCCTATCCTTTAGTTTGGTGGGTCAAGTCTAAGCCTTCATTATTTTTATTAAGATTAAaacgtctgaatctgaatacatatCTAGATATTAatatgtgtattaagattaaaaTGTCTGAATCTTAAGATGTTGTATTAAAATCTGAATACTAAATAATTAAGACTATTTATTTTCTCTACTCTGAATGTGTAAAACTTGTCTTTATTAAAAAACTAATAAATATAAATTCAGATCAATTAGTATCAATTAATCTAATactattaataaaatatttttaaaaaattatatggtAGTTGGTAGTGATGATGGCTAACAAGGGTGGTTGCAGGTGCCAACTGGGTAATGGTTGGTGGTGGTGTTGGTTGATAGTGGTGATTATGGATAGTAGATGATGAATGACAGTAGTAGTTAACATTAACGGTGGTGGTTGATGGTGGTAGTGAGTGATAATAGTAGTTGGTAATATACAATGGTGGTTGATAGTGGTGATTGATGATTGTTGTGATAATGGTTATAAATGATGGCTAGCGGTAGTGACAACTAACATTCGTGCTTGGCAACAATGGTGGTTGTGGCTGAGGATGGTGGCAATTGGCGGTGGGTAGTAGGTAGTGGTAGTCTATAATGGTAGAGGACAACGATAGTAGTTGTGATGGTGATTAGTGGTAGAAGTGTAAAAGTAatagtgaaatattatttttacatAAATCCTTGAATGTATAACATTTTAATGATATTAAGACTCCGTTATAAATCTTAATCATTAAGATCAATTCAGACTCATTAAGTGGttgtaaaattaaaaaaacaaacaGACTTAGTGGttaagatctgaatgattaagctTCAGATATAAAAAATAAATGCACTTAATGACTGAGATCTAAATAATTAAGCTTCagacctccattaagtgcaaacaaatgaggcctaagaCACTTAGGActcgtttggccatagattttgccaaataatttttggcaaatacatgtttattcataaattttatccatattttgacaaattctcaaatcccaaaaccagttcaatgccaaaatattactattacattttttaaaaattgccccaaacttttatattttataaaagagcccaccatttattattttgtaacaatgctgCTTCAtattctcggtcatctgatagtgtattatgtagttcaatataaaaatgataattttgtaccaaatttatttatgttcaggactatagtttgtgataatgataatgaatatTATTTATGAAGGTACTGTTggatatttgtgatagtttttaaaaattatgggtctaagtcatgtttcatatttaaaaaaaaaaaagtgaaatatattttgaaaactaatgtccaaacatattttcatcttcaaaccaaattttacccaaatcagatttttcaaaataaatttgggaatctattaCCAAACGCTAGCTTAGTAAATGCAGTTGAGCAAGACTTGTGGGAATTTGGCATGTGAACTGCAAAAGATATATACTAGTACTAGTAGTTTAAGATTGCTTTTAAATCGTTTCCTTAGAAATAACCAATATATAATCCTTGGTGTGAGAACAAAAAACACTTACTTTAAGGTTAGACTTTGCCTTGGTACACAAAGTTACTAGGAAACCCCATATCATTTGTTGCCATTGAGCCCTTTCAATCATCCATCAATCATATGCAAAATCAGTTGTCATCGGAAAGTGAGTTTTTGGCGTGTTTTGATTTGGGTTTTGGTTTGTTTAGGTTTTTGTTGTTGCCGTCGCTGAGTGTCCATGGGTCTGGTGTAACGGAGCAAAAGAATATATTGGGGTTTGGTTTGGGTTTTTTGGTGGGTTTGTGAGATGGGGTTTTCAGTGGAGTTGAGCAGAGAAATAAAGATTGTAAAGCTTCCATTTAGCAATTTGAAAGTctttgagagagttggagaagtAGACGATAGAGCGCAGGCTATTCAGTGGAAAGAAGATAGCATAGATAATGACGACTCAACTCAAATTAGCTTCAAAGAATCTGGAGATGAATGAGTGTGTGTTTGTATACGGAGATGAAAAAGAAAAACCTGGATATCACTGAATATTCATTATGCATAACCttgaaatatatacaaaaatagattgtcatatataaaaaatatactaaatagactgtctctatataaaatatatacaaagtaGACCATTgtacaaaaatatactaaatagactgtcactatacaaaaaatatatataataaattgtcactatacaaaatagactgtcactatacaacaaatatataaaatagactgtcactatacaaaaaatatacaaaatagatatttcgggctattagatataatatgtttgggccggaggGCCATTTTGTATTAATGGATAAAAACATAgattattaaaattttgagggggtATATAAAGTAGTTTTCTCAATACTAGATGGATATGCCCGTGCAAAGCCCGGGGCCCAACATAAAAGTCAATACTATATTCTAAGTTTGCCTCAAACTGTAAAATTAAAGAACATAAATTAAAGCAATTAGTTTTCATGCGCAATGGGTAAAGACAAATTGATGGGTGATATTGAAGACAAcaataatttgggataaaatgtACATTTATTTGGCGAACGGACTAAATGAGAAATAAAAGAATAGAGAATAGCACACCAGCAAGAATTCACACTGACAAAACTCAAGATCTGCACTCCGCTGGATTAGCAAAATGATTGGTTCTAGAAAGATCCAAATGTTTTAGTGATACATATACTTGATAATAATATCATCTAAAAGTAAATATATCACACCATCTTGTAATGTAGAGATACAAATTACAAAAGATCTTACATTCACACCATCTCAATACAACTTATTCTATTTGTGTAAAGGCAAAAATATGAAAAGTCATACCATTTACTTTCCACAAGAGGAACAAGTTTTTGCAAACAAAATCACTTAACTAATAAAATATATCACTTTGTGTCTCTTATATCACTCTAAACTTCATTTGATTAAATTTTTTACAAACACGGATCCCATTTTTttcttaaaacaactcaatcGAGCCACCAATTTTTGAAGTGAAGTATCAAGCACAACCTATAAATAAACCACAAACAGCATACTCAGTagatgaaaaatattttatcatgaCTAATCTTTGAAAGGAATCGAGAGGACTCAAATGACAAATAAACAAAAGGAAAGGGGCATATATTGGCCATGATTTTGAAAATAAGTGCGAATAAAACTAATGAGTATGTATATAACACTGAATGAGGCAACAAAAGATTGATCTTCACACTTATCAACATGTACCATTTATCGAAATCCACTTAGAAATAGAATCAGGCACTCGGGAAGGTCCATGCTTTCCAAGAAAATCTAAAATACCTCCTTCCTGTGGCCTTACAAACAAATCTTCTAAATTCTCGTTGAAAATCTTATTAGTCTCTCATTTGAAATATAGCTTACATATTAAGGCAAAACTTATCAATCGACAAACCAAGTATtgtcataaatatttttatacataatataacataaaaagaaaaaaaattaataagttAGTCAAAAATTCTTCTTAATGTTCAACACCCTTCATGAGCCCTCACTTGGACTCGATTAGGAAGTTTATGAATTCTATCAACTCATTTTGGTCTATGAATTTTGTTATTGCTTAGAAGACCCTGAACAATCTTTACCCAAGGTACAAATCTAGGCGTTCAAATCTTTCTTGAATAGCATGCCTCACTTCAATCACATACTTTATAGGTAGAGTACATAAATGAACTCTTAAACTTGGCCTTTTTGTCACTATTAGGCATTTCAACTAAACCCTTTCTGTGCCAATTACACACTTTCTAGACCATATGagaaaaacttttaaaaatattacACGCGTGTGTTACAATTGCCTCTAACACGCATGTGTTACAGTTGCCTCTAAACCCACGAGAATCAACATGAAAGGCACCAACTTAGACGAGGAATAGAGAATAACTTGATATTTCAATGAAATCGAAACAAGAAGAAGTGAGATGAAGTTGAACGGAGGAAATTGTCAGTGAGCTTTTTAGGGCACAAAGTCACCAGAGCCGACGGTCAGGTTTTCCATTTTCTGAAAATGAGTTTCAATTTGTTTTGGGGGTtaattctataaggtggaatatTTTAATTACGTGAAAAAAGTTTAATGGTTAAATTTAAGGTGTTAGAGGCAACTGTAACACACGCGtgtaatttttttaaaagtttttctCAGATGGTCTAGAAAGTGTGTAATTGGCATAGAAAAGATTTAGTTGAAGTGCCTAATAGGAACAACTCTATATTTAGGTGTTCAAGTGATAAAAAAAACCAAGTTTAAGGGTCCACATATATATTCTGCCTACTTTATAAACAACTCCGGTTGTTAACTACCACGATATTGTAGGGAGAAAGCTTACATTTATTAAGCTCCACCAATGTGTTTACTCTTTCAACTTGATCACAACCTATCAATTGATCCACAAAAAGTTAGTCCTTTCATATATGTGCATGAGCAATTGAAATACAGAAAGTAATGATATTAATCTCAGAATAAAAATCTTGAATATATTGATTGACCTGATATTTTTTGTTCATATAGTTCAGGCACACATTTTCATCATTGCACACCTAAGAATTTAGAATGCATTAGACACAAAAATCAACAAGTAGAGAATTGAATGATCTTTTGTAAGAGATGGTGAAATAACTTTTCTTATTAGTTGCAGCAATTCATTTCAAAGAGAGAATCATTCATTCATGTCCATAGGAAGCACCAGAACTGTGACTTCCTCCATGCTTTTGCGACATGAACTTACAGATGCACTCCTTATAATTGTCATAATTATAACTGTCAACTGTTCACTTCGCCAAATTATATGCCCTTTACagtattttcttaaatttttttggaagatatttcaattaaataaaaaaaagacaGAAAAATATTCTAGTTCATATTTTATTTAGAAAGATATATCCAAGTTGATGAGTCTTATGTTTTGAGCACATATGTTTGACATATTATTTGAATCTAAGATCCTTACTCAATATATTAAGAACATATTTTCATCCCACTTATCATTCTCTTCTTTAACTGTCCTTAACTTCTCTATATAATTTCACCGATAAGTTATCCCTTTTTTCGTCATTTGGACTGCGAAATAGAATTATATTACGTgccaaagaaaagaaaggaaaagtaaAGTATGTCAATACTTGTTCTTTTAATTACATCCGGAATGAATTAAAcaaattttattataaaatagtTTCCCGAAATTAACATGTTGATTCTATTCATGTTGATTTTCTTGAGGTCAGCAAGTTCTTTTCTAGTAAGTTAGTAGTAAAGAATTTTAAGCATATGCAAAATGAATGCGGACACGACATAATAGAATCCTTCTTTAAAGGCATTCCCGATGTTGCTCGTGCTATGACCGGACAACTAtatctaatttttttaaaaaaaaaattatatcgtGAGTGTTTTATAAGCTCACAACCCTCTACATAGTCTCTTCATGTTGCCTTAACCGACAAAAGTTAATGTATGTTAGTACATTAAAGGTGCAAGCTGAAAATATCACTTTCTTATTCATTATTTTCAGTTAAACTATAAAAATATTCAAAAACTAATTTATCAATTTATCACCTATATGATCTTAAAATCACATACTCCACATCAATTTCAACAAGGAATTAAGCACATTATTATTTATCCGAaaaatagtacaattgaatttgttcATGGTTTCTAGACAAATGAATCAATTTGATTCCAAAATATAATGAATTAATCGATTTGGATGCAAGATACTTAACTCAAATGTAGATAAAATGATAGATTTGGAGAGCCCGAGAACAGGGTTTCCGGGCAATAAAAACAACAACCTAGTTAGAGAGAGGAATAATATCAAGATGCTGTATTAGAATATATTCTTTGATATCCAGAAAATCGTGTCTTACAATGATCGTTGAGCCTATTATTTATAGCTCAGTGGGTGTAATGGTTGGGCCCTCTACTAATGACAATTATTGAAGTGCGATAATAGAAACCTAACGGTAAACATAAATGCCCAAATTCTTGTAATGAGCCGTTACTCTTTAATGCtgtggaatattcttcattaaatgctaccaggCGCAACATGCTTAATGCCTTTATGGACTTTCCT
This sequence is a window from Nicotiana tomentosiformis chromosome 5, ASM39032v3, whole genome shotgun sequence. Protein-coding genes within it:
- the LOC104118356 gene encoding ADP-ribosylation factor-like protein 8c, giving the protein MGLWDSFLNWLRSFFFKQEMELSLVGLQNAGKTSLVNAIATGGYSEDMIPTVGFNMRKVTKGNVTIKLWDLGGQRRFRTMWERYCRGVSAILYVVDAADRDSIPISRTELHELFKKPSLNGIPLLVLGNKVDKSEALSKQALVDQLGLNSITDREVCCYMISCKESVNIDTVIDWLIKHSKTAK